One segment of Curtobacterium sp. MR_MD2014 DNA contains the following:
- the mraZ gene encoding division/cell wall cluster transcriptional repressor MraZ, which yields MLLGTHAPKLDEKGRVILPAKFRDELSGGLVMTRGQERCVVVFSADTFEQLHERIRTAPMTSKRTRDYMRLFLSGASAETPDKQNRVTIPQNLREYAGLERDLTVIGSGDRAEIWSTPAWEAYYAEVEEGFADNDEEVIPGIF from the coding sequence GTGCTGCTCGGTACCCATGCCCCGAAGCTCGACGAGAAGGGTCGCGTGATCCTCCCCGCCAAGTTCCGGGACGAGCTGTCCGGCGGACTCGTGATGACCCGTGGGCAGGAGCGCTGCGTCGTCGTCTTCAGTGCGGACACGTTCGAGCAACTGCACGAACGGATCCGGACGGCTCCGATGACGTCGAAGCGCACCCGGGACTACATGCGCCTGTTCCTCTCCGGAGCGAGCGCGGAGACCCCGGACAAGCAGAACCGCGTGACGATCCCGCAGAACCTCCGTGAGTACGCGGGGCTCGAACGGGACCTCACGGTCATCGGCAGCGGTGACCGTGCCGAGATCTGGTCGACCCCCGCGTGGGAGGCCTACTACGCCGAGGTCGAAGAGGGCTTCGCCGACAACGACGAGGAGGTGATCCCGGGGATCTTCTGA